A window from Sulfurovum sp. TSL1 encodes these proteins:
- the alaS gene encoding alanine--tRNA ligase, giving the protein MDIRKEFLDFFQSKGHQLIPSSPLVPDDATLMFTNAGMVQFKNIFTGEAPIPEIPRATSSQTCLRAGGKHNDLDNVGYTARHHTLFEMLGNFSFADYFKKEAIAYAWEFVTNEKYLNLPVEKIWVTVHDSDDEAEELWKEHIAADRILRFGDADNFWQMGDTGPCGPSSEIFYDQGEENFNGPEDKMGGEGDRFLEIWNLVFMQYYRDETGTLTPLPKPSIDTGMGLERVVAIKEGKFNNYHSSLFMPFLEKIGELVGAPYEFEAANSASYRVIADHLRSCSFLLAQGVNFDKEGRGYVLRRIMRRAIRHGYLLGLREPFMYKLVDTLVDKMGEQYDYLPVRAEAIKTSMKMEEERFFDTIEAGIKLFNEELKNTSDIFNGEVAFKLYDTYGFPLDLTEDMLREKNIKLDIEAFDAKMEAQKAQSKANWKGTGDAAETGDFKALKEAFDVNEFVGYESTTASAKVLALLDEDFNQVESIDGKGWVLLDKTPFYAESGGQTGDTGTLNNDVKVLDTRKFLEMNLSEIKGKLRVGDEVEAAVDNSRAEIEKHHSATHLLHAALRAILGDHIAQAGSLNDDKRLRFDFSHPQAMTAEEIAKVEAWVNDKISRAIPGRTEVMSIDEAKDSGAMALFGEKYGDEVRVVSFAGDSIELCGGTHVANAAQIGLFMITKESGVSAGVRRIEAVCGNAAREVVNGLRDELNEIKSELKNQNPLAGIAKLKEQVKTLKGELASAMSSSQKELSAVEVNGVNVIVEEVENGDIKTMIDELKNKYENIAVMLFMKKGDKVMLAAGSKNTPIKAGDWIKSIAPIVGGGGGGRPDFAQAGGKDPSKITTALEEAKVYLSEVLEGGN; this is encoded by the coding sequence ATGGATATCAGAAAAGAATTTCTAGACTTTTTTCAAAGTAAAGGGCATCAGCTCATACCATCTTCACCACTCGTACCGGACGACGCGACACTTATGTTCACCAATGCGGGTATGGTACAGTTCAAGAACATCTTTACGGGTGAAGCACCTATCCCTGAGATACCTCGTGCAACCTCTTCACAAACCTGTTTAAGAGCGGGTGGAAAACACAATGACCTTGACAATGTCGGTTACACGGCACGTCACCATACACTTTTTGAAATGCTGGGGAACTTCTCCTTTGCGGATTATTTCAAAAAAGAAGCCATTGCTTATGCCTGGGAGTTCGTTACAAACGAGAAGTATTTGAACCTTCCTGTAGAAAAGATTTGGGTGACCGTGCATGATAGTGATGATGAAGCGGAAGAGCTGTGGAAGGAACATATAGCAGCAGACCGTATCTTGCGTTTTGGTGATGCCGATAACTTCTGGCAGATGGGTGATACCGGTCCTTGCGGTCCTTCTTCTGAGATCTTCTATGACCAGGGGGAAGAGAACTTTAATGGTCCGGAAGACAAAATGGGTGGAGAGGGTGATAGATTCTTAGAGATCTGGAACCTGGTATTCATGCAGTATTACCGTGATGAAACCGGTACACTGACCCCGCTTCCTAAACCTAGTATCGATACAGGTATGGGACTGGAGAGAGTGGTTGCCATTAAAGAGGGTAAATTCAATAACTACCACTCTTCACTCTTTATGCCTTTCCTTGAAAAGATCGGTGAACTTGTAGGGGCACCTTATGAGTTCGAAGCAGCTAACTCTGCTTCTTATCGTGTGATCGCAGACCACTTACGTTCATGTTCATTCCTGCTTGCTCAGGGAGTAAATTTTGACAAAGAGGGACGCGGGTATGTACTTCGACGTATCATGCGTCGTGCCATCCGCCACGGGTACCTGCTTGGGTTGCGTGAACCGTTCATGTATAAACTGGTAGATACACTGGTCGATAAGATGGGTGAACAGTATGATTATCTTCCGGTTAGAGCGGAAGCGATCAAAACATCCATGAAGATGGAAGAAGAGCGTTTCTTTGATACCATCGAAGCAGGGATCAAACTCTTCAATGAAGAGTTGAAAAACACTTCGGATATCTTTAACGGGGAAGTCGCATTTAAACTCTATGATACCTATGGTTTCCCGCTGGATCTTACGGAAGACATGCTTCGTGAAAAAAATATCAAGCTTGATATTGAGGCATTTGATGCAAAGATGGAAGCGCAGAAAGCACAATCAAAAGCCAACTGGAAAGGTACAGGTGATGCAGCAGAGACAGGTGACTTCAAGGCACTGAAAGAAGCATTTGATGTCAACGAGTTCGTAGGCTATGAGAGTACGACTGCAAGCGCAAAAGTATTGGCCCTGCTGGATGAAGACTTTAATCAGGTAGAGAGTATTGACGGTAAAGGCTGGGTGCTTCTTGACAAAACACCTTTCTATGCAGAATCGGGCGGACAGACAGGTGACACTGGAACACTCAATAACGATGTCAAAGTACTGGATACGAGAAAGTTTTTGGAGATGAACCTTTCTGAGATCAAAGGTAAGTTACGTGTGGGTGATGAGGTTGAGGCGGCGGTAGATAACAGCCGTGCCGAGATAGAGAAACACCACTCTGCAACACACTTGCTTCATGCAGCGCTTAGAGCAATTTTGGGAGATCACATCGCTCAGGCGGGTTCACTCAATGACGACAAAAGACTGCGTTTTGACTTCTCCCATCCACAAGCGATGACGGCAGAAGAGATAGCCAAAGTGGAAGCATGGGTGAACGACAAAATCTCCAGAGCCATCCCGGGTAGAACCGAAGTGATGAGCATCGATGAAGCGAAGGATTCAGGCGCTATGGCACTCTTTGGTGAAAAGTACGGTGATGAAGTACGTGTCGTCAGTTTTGCCGGAGACTCCATAGAGTTATGCGGTGGTACACACGTAGCGAATGCTGCGCAGATAGGTCTTTTCATGATCACGAAAGAGAGCGGTGTAAGTGCCGGTGTAAGACGTATAGAAGCTGTATGTGGAAATGCTGCCAGAGAAGTGGTCAATGGACTCAGAGATGAACTCAATGAGATCAAATCAGAGCTCAAGAACCAAAATCCGCTAGCAGGTATCGCCAAACTCAAAGAGCAGGTGAAAACACTCAAAGGCGAATTGGCTTCAGCGATGAGCAGCTCTCAAAAAGAGTTGAGTGCAGTTGAGGTCAATGGCGTGAATGTCATCGTAGAAGAAGTGGAAAACGGTGACATTAAAACGATGATCGATGAGCTCAAAAACAAATATGAGAACATTGCGGTGATGCTCTTTATGAAAAAAGGTGACAAAGTGATGCTTGCTGCGGGTTCTAAAAATACACCGATCAAAGCGGGTGACTGGATCAAGTCGATCGCACCGATCGTTGGCGGCGGTGGCGGTGGACGTCCTGACTTTGCACAGGCAGGCGGAAAAGATCCGAGTAAGATCACTACAGCCTTGGAAGAGGCAAAAGTCTATTTGAGCGAAGTGTTGGAAGGCGGAAACTAA
- the maf gene encoding septum formation inhibitor Maf translates to MIYLCSSSESRALLLQNFGIDFMQKSVAYDEEQITTPIAKDFVYTASKGKLDAAMRQFGLGVPLLCADTVIAAADGTILRKPKNKEDARRILNIQSGSTISIISSAHYRSKRLAFSDISATHYHFSKFEEADLESYLESGLWQGKAGGCMVEGFCKKYIQSVDGYESTAMGLQVETLLPWIKVKN, encoded by the coding sequence ATGATCTATTTGTGTTCCTCTTCTGAAAGCAGGGCGTTGCTTCTGCAAAACTTTGGCATCGACTTTATGCAAAAGTCAGTAGCGTATGATGAAGAGCAGATCACCACACCTATTGCAAAAGATTTTGTCTATACTGCAAGTAAAGGCAAACTTGATGCAGCCATGCGTCAGTTTGGGTTGGGGGTACCACTGCTCTGTGCAGATACGGTCATTGCGGCCGCTGACGGAACGATCTTGCGAAAACCCAAAAACAAAGAAGATGCAAGACGCATTTTGAACATACAAAGCGGTTCGACCATCTCTATCATCTCCTCTGCCCACTACAGGTCAAAACGCCTGGCTTTTTCAGATATCTCTGCAACACATTATCATTTTTCAAAGTTTGAAGAAGCAGATCTGGAAAGCTATCTTGAGAGCGGATTGTGGCAGGGTAAAGCAGGAGGATGCATGGTCGAAGGTTTTTGTAAAAAATACATTCAGTCTGTAGATGGCTATGAAAGCACGGCGATGGGTTTACAGGTGGAAACACTCTTGCCATGGATAAAGGTGAAAAATTAA
- a CDS encoding pyridoxal phosphate-dependent aminotransferase family protein, translating to MYENELKALKKAGRFRERKLYDDRLDDLASNDYLGLSLNKKQFKKAVKLVNEYETVSSKASMLVNGYHPIHRLFEMTMAEYNGFEEGLVVGSGFLANMALIEALVRKGDMLFMDEEYHASGVMASQLLGDRVVTFEHNDVEDLREKLAAHPAKRQIIAVEGIYSMGGDLCKKEIFDLADEAKALLIVDEAHSAGVLGANLLGIFEYYGITINERHIKMGTLGKAYGSYGAYILASKNVISFLENRAKPIIYSTAPSVFDTALALVNVELIRKKAEKYTTKILARQIAVRKQLGIECQSLIVPIEMPSNEHALFVQKGLMAQGYLVGAIRQPTVEKPIIRVILNLGVPVQKIRHALALISHNTVQ from the coding sequence ATGTATGAAAATGAATTAAAAGCCCTCAAAAAAGCGGGACGATTTAGAGAGCGTAAATTGTATGATGACAGACTGGATGATCTGGCTTCCAATGATTATCTGGGTCTGTCACTCAATAAAAAACAGTTTAAAAAAGCAGTGAAGCTGGTCAATGAATATGAAACCGTCAGTTCCAAGGCCAGCATGCTGGTGAACGGCTATCATCCTATACACAGGCTCTTTGAAATGACCATGGCAGAGTATAACGGTTTTGAAGAGGGACTTGTGGTAGGTTCGGGTTTTCTGGCGAACATGGCACTCATAGAAGCGTTGGTTCGCAAAGGAGATATGCTTTTCATGGATGAAGAGTACCATGCCTCTGGTGTGATGGCTTCTCAGCTTTTGGGAGACAGGGTGGTCACATTTGAGCATAATGATGTGGAGGATCTGAGAGAAAAGTTAGCGGCACATCCGGCTAAAAGACAGATCATTGCAGTGGAAGGTATCTACTCTATGGGTGGTGATCTCTGTAAAAAGGAGATCTTTGACCTTGCCGATGAAGCCAAAGCATTGCTTATTGTCGATGAAGCACACAGTGCAGGTGTACTTGGAGCCAATCTCTTGGGTATTTTTGAGTATTACGGTATTACGATCAACGAGAGGCATATCAAGATGGGGACACTGGGTAAAGCCTATGGGTCTTATGGTGCCTATATCCTGGCTTCCAAAAACGTGATCAGTTTCCTGGAGAACAGAGCAAAGCCTATCATCTACTCTACAGCACCCTCTGTGTTCGATACGGCATTGGCATTGGTCAATGTCGAACTTATACGTAAAAAAGCAGAAAAATATACAACGAAGATACTCGCACGACAGATAGCGGTAAGAAAACAGCTGGGTATCGAGTGTCAGAGTCTCATTGTGCCAATAGAGATGCCGAGTAATGAACATGCATTGTTCGTGCAGAAAGGGTTGATGGCCCAAGGGTATCTGGTAGGTGCAATCCGTCAGCCTACAGTGGAAAAACCTATCATCAGAGTGATATTGAACCTGGGTGTCCCTGTGCAGAAGATCAGACATGCGTTAGCACTCATTAGTCATAACACGGTACAATAA